Genomic window (Desulforapulum autotrophicum HRM2):
CAAAGCAAAACTTGTACAGGTGGAAGAGGCATTGCTGGATTCAAACATGGATTCTAAAGATGTAGCCACCCTGTTTAAAATGATTTCCGAAATTGTTCACAATGCCGCAAATCTTCGCCATGGCTGCGCCATTGTGGTTGATCTGAATACCCCCCCTGTTTTTATCTCAAGCCAATGTCTTGAACACCCCCTTGATCTTAAAAACCATGACGAATTCGAATTGGCCAAATCCCTGTCCCGGGTGGACGGTGCCCTCCATATCACGGCTGATCTGAAACTTCACGAATTTGCCTGTCTCCTGGACGGTCATCATATCCCGAATGAGCACAGGGCCCGGGGTGCACGGTTTAACTCAGCCCTGCGATTCACGGCTGAACATGAAAATGTCATTGTCATCGTGGTCTCTTCGGATTCTCCTGTCTCGGTCATGATGGACGGCGGGGTGCTGGACGCCAAATGTCCCTTGAAATCATCCATCTTCTGCGATGCTCCCATGCTGCTGAAAAAATGGGTGGATTCCTCTGAATCGGTGCACTCTTGACCTGGATGTCTTCTCACCTTGCACCTATGTGTTCAGCGATCTGGTCTGCCTCCCATCTGAAGTGCACACTTGACCTGGATCTTTTCCCAGCCTTACACCTTTCAAAAAACGCCTTTTTAAACCCGTCTATTAACGAATAAATTCCAGCACAACCGGCCATATTTCGGTTTTAGAATTTCTGCTGGCAATGAGTCTTGGATGATTATAATCTTCCATGTATCCCCTAGCCTTTGAGCATAAAACAAATTTCTTTCGGGTGCTGCCCAGGGACTGCAGCAATTGCTGACATCCATTGGGAGGAGCAATGGAATCGCTGCCTCCTGCAATCAAAAGGGTTGGGATCTGAATCTGTTTCATTGCATTGTAATAATTGAACCCATCTTTTCCGATCCACTGTCCTGAACGGTTCCATTGACACCATTGCCTTAGAAATCCTGAAATCTCATCTTCCGGTCCCAATCCAAACAGCGGGCCGGGAACTTTACCGATCATTCCAATTATCATGGGGACGATTCTTGTAGCAAGCTTACCTGTCCATGTTTTTCCCGCCCCGCTTGTTTGAGAACCCAGCCCCACAATTGCTTCAATTTTATGCTGCTGATGAACATTTCTTGCCATATAAATAAGCGGTAAAAAACCACCGCCACTGTGGGCAACCCAAATGCACGAGGGTTTATCTGTTTTGGCTAAAATCGCTTGAACCACGGCAGGAACATCATTAATGGCAAAGTCTTCAACATCGGGATAAAGGGCTCCGTATTTGCTGCGTCCATGGCCGACCCATTCATAAATCCAGCACTCAAATCCATTGTCATTCAAAAATTCTGCTATTTTTGCACAAATCAATGCGTTGGAAAATGTGCCGTGGGTTAATATCACGGGAAAAAATGTGCTGGACGGATTCGCGTACCGATATAACGCAATTTGGCTGTTACTTTTACCATGAATAAAAATGGGTTCAGGCAAAGAATTTTTAATCATTTATCCGGGTCCCATACCCTGATGGCTCTGTTATGAACAAGTTTCTCTTTATTTATTGCGATCATGAGCTTAAGCCGATTTCAGACAGCTTGCAAGCCCATTTCCAGGAATACACGGGTTCCAGACTGCAAATACTGT
Coding sequences:
- a CDS encoding alpha/beta fold hydrolase; the protein is MILTHGTFSNALICAKIAEFLNDNGFECWIYEWVGHGRSKYGALYPDVEDFAINDVPAVVQAILAKTDKPSCIWVAHSGGGFLPLIYMARNVHQQHKIEAIVGLGSQTSGAGKTWTGKLATRIVPMIIGMIGKVPGPLFGLGPEDEISGFLRQWCQWNRSGQWIGKDGFNYYNAMKQIQIPTLLIAGGSDSIAPPNGCQQLLQSLGSTRKKFVLCSKARGYMEDYNHPRLIASRNSKTEIWPVVLEFIR